One segment of Burkholderia multivorans ATCC BAA-247 DNA contains the following:
- the lpxD gene encoding UDP-3-O-(3-hydroxymyristoyl)glucosamine N-acyltransferase: MALTLEELVKRFGGEIAGDAQCKVASLAPLDQAGPGQLAFLANPKYLSQVETTGAGAVLIAPKDLKKLGAAASGRNFIVTPNPYAYFARVAQMFIDLAAPPRAAGVHPSATIDPAARVADSAVIGPHVTIEAGAVIEDGVQLDANVFVGRGTTIGAGSHLYPNVAVYHGCKIGPRAIVHAGAVIGSDGFGFAPDFVGEGEARTGTWVKIPQVGGVSIGPDVEIGANTTIDRGAMADTVIEECVKIDNQVQIGHNCRIGAYTVIAGCAGIAGSTTIGRHCMIGGAVGIAGHVTLGDYVIVTAKSGVSKSLPKAGIYTSAFPAVDHGEWNRSAALVRNLDKLRDRIKALESALAAQRGDTDA; encoded by the coding sequence ATGGCATTGACGCTTGAGGAACTCGTAAAGCGGTTCGGCGGCGAGATCGCCGGCGACGCGCAATGCAAGGTCGCCAGCCTCGCGCCGCTCGACCAGGCCGGCCCCGGGCAGCTCGCGTTCCTCGCGAATCCGAAATACCTGTCGCAGGTCGAGACGACCGGCGCCGGCGCGGTGCTGATCGCGCCGAAGGATCTGAAAAAGCTGGGCGCGGCCGCGAGCGGCCGCAATTTCATTGTGACGCCGAATCCGTACGCGTATTTCGCGCGCGTCGCGCAGATGTTCATCGATCTCGCCGCGCCGCCGCGCGCGGCCGGCGTGCATCCGAGCGCGACGATCGATCCGGCCGCGCGCGTCGCCGACAGCGCGGTGATCGGCCCGCACGTGACGATCGAGGCGGGCGCCGTGATCGAAGATGGCGTGCAGCTCGACGCGAACGTGTTCGTCGGCCGCGGCACGACGATCGGCGCAGGCTCGCATCTGTACCCGAACGTCGCCGTCTATCACGGCTGCAAGATCGGTCCGCGTGCGATCGTGCACGCGGGCGCGGTGATCGGCTCCGACGGTTTCGGCTTCGCGCCGGACTTCGTCGGCGAAGGCGAGGCGCGCACGGGCACCTGGGTCAAGATTCCGCAGGTCGGCGGCGTGTCGATCGGCCCGGACGTCGAGATCGGCGCGAACACGACGATCGATCGCGGCGCGATGGCGGATACCGTCATCGAGGAATGCGTGAAGATCGACAACCAGGTCCAGATCGGCCACAACTGCCGGATCGGCGCGTATACGGTGATCGCAGGCTGCGCGGGCATCGCGGGCAGCACGACGATCGGGCGCCACTGCATGATCGGCGGCGCGGTCGGGATTGCCGGCCACGTGACGCTCGGCGACTACGTGATCGTCACCGCCAAATCGGGCGTGTCGAAGTCGCTGCCGAAGGCCGGCATCTATACGAGCGCGTTCCCGGCCGTCGATCACGGCGAATGGAACCGCAGCGCGGCGCTCGTGCGCAACCTCGACAAACTGCGCGATCGCATCAAGGCGCTCGAATCCGCGCTCGCCGCGCAGCGCGGCGACACGGACGCCTGA
- the tsf gene encoding translation elongation factor Ts: protein MAAITASMVAELRAKTDAPMMECKKALTEADGDMAKAEELLRVKLGNKASKAASRVTAEGVVASFVGGNAGALVELNCETDFVAKNDDFNAFAKQVAELVATKNPADVAALSALPLDGKTVDEVRLALVGKIGENISIRRFVRFETANKLATYLHGSRIGVMVEYTGADEQVGKDVAMHVAAMKPVSLSADEVPADLIEKERRVAEQKAAESGKPAEIVAKMVDGSVQKFLKEVSLLNQPFVKNDKQTIEQMLKAANAAVQKFALFVVGEGIEKRQDDFAAEVAAQVAAAKQQ from the coding sequence ATGGCGGCAATTACCGCAAGCATGGTGGCAGAACTGCGCGCAAAGACCGACGCACCGATGATGGAGTGCAAGAAGGCGCTGACCGAAGCCGACGGCGACATGGCCAAGGCTGAAGAGCTGCTGCGCGTGAAGCTCGGCAACAAGGCGAGCAAGGCGGCATCGCGCGTGACGGCCGAAGGCGTCGTCGCATCGTTCGTCGGCGGCAATGCCGGCGCGCTCGTCGAGCTGAACTGCGAAACCGACTTCGTCGCGAAGAACGACGATTTCAACGCGTTCGCGAAGCAAGTCGCGGAACTCGTCGCGACGAAGAACCCGGCCGACGTCGCTGCGCTGTCGGCACTGCCGCTCGACGGCAAGACGGTCGATGAAGTGCGCCTCGCGCTCGTCGGCAAGATCGGCGAAAACATCTCGATCCGCCGCTTCGTCCGTTTCGAGACGGCGAACAAGCTGGCGACCTACCTGCACGGCAGCCGCATCGGCGTGATGGTCGAATACACGGGCGCGGACGAGCAGGTCGGCAAGGACGTCGCGATGCACGTCGCGGCGATGAAGCCGGTTTCGCTGTCGGCCGACGAAGTGCCGGCGGACCTGATCGAGAAGGAGCGTCGCGTCGCCGAGCAGAAGGCGGCCGAATCGGGCAAGCCGGCCGAGATCGTCGCGAAGATGGTCGACGGCAGCGTCCAGAAGTTCCTGAAGGAAGTGTCGCTGCTGAACCAGCCGTTCGTGAAGAACGACAAGCAGACGATCGAGCAGATGCTGAAGGCCGCGAATGCCGCAGTGCAGAAGTTCGCGCTGTTCGTCGTCGGCGAAGGCATCGAAAAGCGCCAGGACGATTTCGCCGCCGAAGTGGCCGCGCAAGTCGCAGCAGCAAAGCAGCAGTAA
- a CDS encoding 1-deoxy-D-xylulose-5-phosphate reductoisomerase: MQKRLTLLGSTGSIGDSTLDVVARHPERFSVYALTAHRNGDKLVEQCLRFAPEVAVVGDAATAAHVEARLRAAGSRTTVLYGPQALVDVSKSDGCDTVVAAIVGAAGLAPSLAAARAGKRILLANKESLVMSGAIFMDAVRDHGAILLPVDSEHNAIFQCMPRDAAEHGGIAKIILTASGGPFRTREPATLVDVTPDEACKHPNWVMGRKISVDSATMMNKGLEVIEAHWIFGLPGDRIDVLIHPQSVIHSLVSYRDGSVLAQLGNPDMRTPIAHALAFPERVDAGVEQLDLAQIAQLSFEKPDYARFPCLALALKALAEGGIASAALNAANEVAVEAFLERRIGFMAIAATVEAVLDALPNRAPDGLDDVLAADAEARRLAAEIIAKAPARRVERTV; encoded by the coding sequence ATGCAAAAACGTCTGACACTGCTCGGTTCCACGGGCTCGATCGGAGACAGCACGCTCGACGTCGTCGCGCGCCACCCCGAGCGTTTCTCGGTCTACGCGCTGACTGCGCACCGCAACGGCGACAAGCTCGTCGAACAGTGCCTGCGCTTCGCGCCCGAAGTCGCGGTGGTCGGCGACGCGGCGACCGCCGCGCACGTCGAGGCGCGCCTGCGCGCGGCGGGCAGCCGGACGACCGTGCTGTACGGGCCGCAGGCGCTCGTCGACGTGTCGAAGAGCGACGGCTGCGACACGGTCGTCGCGGCGATCGTCGGGGCGGCCGGTCTCGCGCCGAGCCTCGCGGCCGCGCGCGCCGGCAAGCGGATCCTGCTCGCGAACAAGGAATCGCTGGTGATGTCGGGCGCGATCTTCATGGACGCGGTGCGCGATCACGGCGCGATCCTGCTGCCGGTCGACAGCGAGCACAACGCGATCTTCCAGTGCATGCCGCGCGACGCGGCCGAGCACGGCGGGATCGCGAAGATCATCCTGACCGCGTCGGGCGGCCCGTTCCGCACGCGCGAGCCGGCGACGCTCGTCGACGTGACGCCGGACGAGGCCTGCAAGCACCCGAACTGGGTGATGGGCCGCAAGATTTCGGTCGATTCGGCGACGATGATGAACAAGGGCCTCGAGGTGATCGAGGCGCACTGGATCTTCGGCCTGCCGGGCGACCGGATCGACGTGCTGATCCATCCGCAGAGCGTGATCCATTCGCTCGTGTCGTATCGCGACGGTTCGGTGCTCGCGCAACTGGGCAATCCCGACATGCGCACGCCGATCGCGCATGCGCTCGCGTTTCCGGAGCGCGTCGACGCCGGCGTCGAGCAGCTGGACCTCGCGCAGATCGCGCAGCTGTCGTTCGAGAAGCCCGACTATGCGCGCTTCCCGTGTCTCGCGCTCGCGCTGAAGGCGCTCGCGGAAGGCGGTATCGCGAGCGCCGCGTTGAACGCGGCGAACGAAGTCGCGGTCGAAGCGTTTCTCGAGCGCCGGATCGGCTTCATGGCGATCGCGGCGACGGTCGAAGCGGTGCTCGACGCGCTGCCGAACCGCGCGCCCGACGGGCTCGACGACGTCCTCGCGGCCGATGCCGAAGCGCGCCGCCTCGCCGCCGAGATCATTGCGAAAGCGCCTGCGCGACGCGTGGAGCGCACTGTCTGA
- the rseP gene encoding RIP metalloprotease RseP: protein MNVLVELIAFAVAIGVLVVVHEYGHYRVARWCGVKVLRFSIGFGQPVARWVSRRTGTEWTLSALPLGGYVKMLDEREPGPGVKPEELGQAFNRQSVGKRIAIVAAGPIANFLLAIVLFSAVFATGVTEPAAILAPPAAGTVAARAGFDGNETIVSMRDVQGGEPEPVRSWSDLRWKLLSAAFDRREVVLAARDGDATFDFRVDLRHVPESELDDDFMMHLGFETGGGTLSIASVQPGSAAQQAGLKAGDKLLAIDGAPIGGAARFIDAVKHDAGKTVALQIERNGAVQTVPIVPQPQRDEETGQQIGRIGAALSMHTPSVDVRYGPIESVRLGAHRTWDIAVYSLRMFGRMIVGDASLKNLSGPVTIADYAGKSARLGPSAFLSFLALVSISLGVLNLLPIPVLDGGHLLYYLVEAATGKAVSERWQLILQRAGLICIVALSAIALFNDLARLIHF from the coding sequence ATGAACGTGCTGGTCGAACTGATCGCGTTTGCGGTGGCGATCGGGGTGCTGGTCGTCGTGCATGAGTACGGTCATTACCGCGTCGCGCGCTGGTGCGGCGTGAAGGTGCTGCGGTTCTCGATCGGCTTCGGCCAGCCCGTCGCACGCTGGGTCAGCCGCCGCACGGGCACCGAATGGACGCTGTCCGCGCTGCCGCTCGGCGGCTACGTGAAGATGCTCGACGAGCGCGAGCCGGGGCCCGGCGTGAAGCCGGAAGAGCTCGGCCAGGCGTTCAACCGGCAGTCGGTCGGCAAGCGCATCGCGATCGTCGCGGCCGGTCCCATTGCCAACTTCCTGTTGGCGATCGTTCTGTTCTCCGCGGTTTTCGCCACCGGCGTGACCGAGCCGGCCGCGATCCTCGCGCCGCCGGCCGCGGGCACCGTGGCCGCGCGCGCCGGCTTCGACGGCAACGAGACGATCGTGTCGATGCGCGATGTGCAGGGCGGCGAGCCGGAGCCCGTGCGCTCGTGGTCGGACCTGCGCTGGAAGCTGCTGTCGGCCGCGTTCGATCGCCGCGAGGTCGTGCTCGCCGCACGCGACGGCGACGCGACGTTCGATTTCCGCGTCGACCTGCGTCACGTTCCCGAAAGCGAGCTCGACGACGATTTCATGATGCATCTCGGCTTCGAGACCGGCGGCGGCACCTTGTCGATTGCGTCGGTGCAGCCCGGCAGTGCGGCGCAGCAGGCGGGGCTGAAGGCCGGCGACAAGCTGCTCGCGATCGACGGCGCGCCGATCGGCGGCGCCGCGCGGTTCATCGATGCAGTGAAGCACGATGCGGGCAAGACGGTCGCGCTGCAGATCGAGCGCAACGGCGCCGTGCAGACCGTGCCGATCGTGCCGCAGCCGCAGCGCGACGAAGAAACCGGGCAGCAGATCGGCCGCATCGGCGCGGCGCTGTCGATGCACACGCCGAGCGTCGACGTGCGCTACGGGCCGATCGAAAGCGTGCGGCTCGGCGCGCACCGCACGTGGGACATCGCGGTGTATTCGCTGCGCATGTTCGGGCGGATGATCGTCGGCGACGCGTCGCTGAAGAACCTGTCGGGCCCGGTGACGATCGCCGACTACGCGGGCAAGAGCGCGCGGCTCGGCCCGTCGGCGTTCCTGTCGTTCCTCGCCCTTGTCAGCATTAGCCTCGGGGTGCTGAACTTGTTGCCGATTCCCGTTTTGGACGGGGGGCATCTGTTATATTATCTGGTTGAAGCCGCGACCGGGAAAGCCGTTTCGGAGCGCTGGCAACTGATTCTACAAAGAGCCGGGCTGATCTGCATCGTCGCACTGTCGGCGATCGCGCTGTTCAACGACCTGGCTCGGTTAATCCATTTCTGA
- a CDS encoding phosphatidate cytidylyltransferase, which yields MLKTRVITAIAMLAVLLPVTLYAPLAAFGALIAVVLVFAAWEWARLLKLPGAGPVVYAVVAALALAATAPLGIDADASRPLFAAAGVFWLLAGPFALRRKPELAGRVWRPFLLATGLVIFAACWHALVAARAQGVPFVLSLLLVVWLADIGAYFAGKAFGKRKLAVTISPGKSWEGAVGGWLAVMVVSGIAMAAHRFEPTLFSAYAMRYGMAGAWAALTLLVVYSVIGDLFESLLKRQAGVKDSSGLLPGHGGVLDRVDALLPVLPLAMLLLG from the coding sequence ATGCTGAAAACCCGTGTGATCACGGCGATCGCGATGCTGGCAGTGCTGCTGCCGGTGACGCTGTACGCGCCGCTTGCCGCGTTCGGCGCGCTGATCGCCGTCGTGCTGGTGTTCGCCGCATGGGAATGGGCGCGCCTGCTGAAGCTGCCCGGTGCCGGGCCGGTCGTCTATGCGGTGGTCGCGGCGCTGGCGCTCGCGGCGACCGCGCCGCTCGGCATCGATGCCGACGCATCCCGTCCCCTTTTTGCCGCCGCCGGCGTGTTCTGGCTGCTGGCCGGTCCGTTCGCGCTGCGCCGCAAGCCCGAGCTGGCCGGCCGCGTGTGGCGGCCGTTTCTGCTTGCGACCGGCCTCGTGATTTTCGCCGCATGCTGGCATGCGCTCGTCGCGGCGCGTGCGCAGGGCGTGCCGTTCGTGCTCTCGCTGCTGCTGGTGGTGTGGCTCGCCGATATCGGCGCATATTTCGCGGGCAAGGCCTTCGGAAAGCGTAAACTGGCCGTCACGATCAGCCCCGGCAAGAGCTGGGAAGGGGCGGTGGGCGGCTGGCTCGCGGTGATGGTCGTATCGGGCATCGCGATGGCTGCGCACCGGTTCGAGCCGACCCTGTTTTCCGCGTATGCAATGCGCTACGGCATGGCCGGCGCGTGGGCCGCGCTGACGCTGCTGGTCGTGTACAGCGTGATCGGCGACCTGTTCGAATCGCTGCTCAAGCGTCAGGCCGGCGTCAAGGATTCGAGCGGACTGCTGCCGGGGCACGGCGGCGTGCTCGACCGCGTCGACGCGCTGCTGCCCGTGCTGCCGCTCGCGATGCTGCTGCTTGGTTAA
- the fabZ gene encoding 3-hydroxyacyl-ACP dehydratase FabZ — protein sequence MSTEKINLDIHKILTLLPHRYPILLVDRVLELEPHKGIKALKNVSINEPFFQGHFPKRPVMPGVLILEALAQAAALLTFSEEQPKDPENTLYYFVGIDGARFKRVVEPGDQLILNVTFERYIRGIWKFKAVAEVDGKVAAEAELMCTVKTADAAP from the coding sequence ATGAGCACTGAAAAAATCAATCTCGACATCCACAAGATCCTCACGCTGCTGCCGCATCGCTATCCGATTCTGCTCGTCGACCGCGTGCTCGAACTCGAACCGCACAAAGGCATCAAAGCGCTGAAGAACGTGTCGATCAACGAGCCGTTCTTCCAGGGCCATTTCCCGAAGCGGCCGGTGATGCCGGGCGTGCTGATCCTCGAAGCGCTCGCGCAGGCCGCCGCGCTGCTGACGTTCTCCGAAGAGCAGCCGAAGGATCCGGAGAACACGCTGTACTACTTCGTCGGCATCGACGGCGCGCGCTTCAAGCGTGTCGTCGAACCGGGCGACCAGCTGATCCTGAACGTGACGTTCGAACGCTACATCCGCGGGATCTGGAAGTTCAAGGCAGTGGCCGAAGTGGACGGGAAGGTTGCCGCGGAAGCCGAGCTGATGTGCACGGTCAAGACGGCCGACGCGGCGCCCTGA
- the uppS gene encoding polyprenyl diphosphate synthase yields MTYTSSTVRVPDVGVVPRHIAIIMDGNGRWATERRLPRVAGHTRGVDAVRAVVEGCARAGVEYLTLFAFSSENWRRPSDEVSFLMRLFITALEREIGKLHANGIRLRVVGDLERFEPRIRELIRRAETKTARNTRLTLTIAANYGGRWDILQATKKLVEQAAREGREVEVTEESFAPHLAMAYAPEPDLFIRTGGEQRVSNFLLWQLAYAEFYFTNKYWPDFDGAALAEALASYTERERRFGRTSAQLEPQSQNADSLSC; encoded by the coding sequence ATGACCTATACCAGCTCTACCGTTCGCGTGCCTGACGTCGGCGTCGTGCCGCGTCATATCGCGATCATCATGGACGGCAACGGCCGTTGGGCGACCGAACGCCGCTTGCCGCGCGTCGCCGGGCATACGCGCGGCGTCGACGCCGTGCGGGCCGTGGTCGAAGGCTGCGCGCGCGCGGGCGTCGAATATCTGACGCTGTTCGCGTTCAGCTCGGAAAACTGGCGGCGCCCGTCCGACGAAGTGTCGTTCCTGATGCGGCTGTTCATCACCGCGCTCGAGCGCGAGATCGGCAAGCTGCATGCGAACGGCATCCGGCTGCGCGTGGTCGGCGATCTCGAGCGCTTCGAGCCGCGCATCCGCGAACTGATCCGCCGCGCCGAGACCAAGACGGCGCGCAACACGCGTCTCACGCTGACGATCGCCGCGAACTACGGCGGCCGTTGGGACATCCTGCAGGCGACGAAGAAACTCGTCGAGCAGGCCGCGCGCGAGGGTCGCGAGGTCGAAGTGACCGAAGAGTCCTTTGCGCCGCACCTGGCGATGGCGTACGCGCCGGAGCCCGATCTGTTCATCCGCACGGGCGGCGAGCAGCGCGTCAGCAACTTCCTGCTGTGGCAGCTCGCCTACGCCGAGTTCTATTTCACGAACAAATACTGGCCGGATTTCGACGGCGCGGCGCTTGCCGAAGCGCTCGCGTCGTATACCGAGCGCGAGCGCCGCTTCGGCCGCACCAGCGCGCAGCTCGAGCCGCAGTCGCAAAACGCCGACTCCCTTTCATGCTGA
- the pyrH gene encoding UMP kinase: MSNAYKRVLLKLSGEALMGDDAFGINRATIERMVADIAEVVRLGTQLAVVIGGGNIFRGVAGGAAGMDRATADYMGMLATMMNALALQDAMRHAGIEARVQSALRMDQVVEPYIRPRAIRQLEEGRVVIFAAGTGNPFFTTDTAAALRGSEVGAEVVLKATKVDGVYSADPKKDPSATRYTTISFDEAISRNLQVMDATAFALCRDQKLPIRVFSINKPGALKRIVLGEDEGTLVHV, from the coding sequence ATGTCCAATGCCTATAAACGCGTCCTCCTCAAACTCTCCGGCGAAGCGCTGATGGGCGACGATGCCTTCGGCATCAATCGCGCGACGATCGAACGGATGGTGGCCGATATCGCCGAAGTCGTGCGTCTGGGCACGCAGCTCGCGGTCGTGATCGGCGGCGGTAACATTTTCCGTGGCGTCGCGGGCGGCGCGGCGGGCATGGACCGCGCGACGGCCGACTACATGGGGATGCTCGCGACGATGATGAACGCGCTGGCGCTGCAGGATGCGATGCGTCACGCAGGCATCGAGGCGCGCGTGCAGTCGGCGCTGCGCATGGACCAGGTCGTCGAGCCGTACATCCGGCCGCGCGCGATCCGCCAGCTCGAGGAAGGCCGCGTCGTGATCTTCGCGGCCGGCACCGGCAACCCGTTCTTCACGACGGACACCGCCGCCGCGCTGCGCGGCTCGGAAGTGGGCGCCGAGGTCGTGCTGAAGGCGACCAAGGTCGATGGCGTATATTCTGCCGATCCGAAGAAGGATCCGTCGGCCACGCGCTATACGACGATCAGCTTCGACGAGGCGATCAGCCGCAACCTGCAGGTGATGGACGCGACCGCGTTTGCGCTGTGCCGCGACCAGAAGCTGCCGATTCGCGTGTTTTCGATCAACAAGCCGGGCGCGCTCAAGCGCATCGTGCTGGGCGAGGACGAGGGTACGCTCGTCCACGTGTAA
- the bamA gene encoding outer membrane protein assembly factor BamA, whose protein sequence is MLFKPHRFVPKTVAAAALAAHGFAAHAAAPFVVQDIKIEGLQRVEPGSVFAYLPIKQGDTFTDDKASEAIRALYATGFFNDVRIATQGNVVIVQVQERPAIASIDFTGTKEFDKDNLTKALRAVGLADGRYYDKALVDKAEQELKRQYLTRGFYAAEVKTTVTPVDANRVSILFAVAEGPSAKIRQINFIGNKAFSTSTLRDEMQLSTPNWFSWYTKNDLYSKEKLTGDLEAVRSYYLNRGYLEFNIESTQVSISPDKKDMYLTVTLHEGEPYTVSGIKLSGNLLDREAELNKLIKIKPGDRFSAEKLQQTTKAIVDKLGEYGYAFATVNAQPDIDQANHKVNLNLVVDPSRRVYVRRINVVGNTRTRDEVVRREMRQLESSWFDSNRLALSKDRVNRLGYFTNVDVTTVPVEGTNDQVDVNVKVDEKPTGAITLGAGFSSTDKVVLSAGVSQDNVFGSGTSLAVNVNTAKSYRTLTVTQVDPYFTVDGIKRITDVYYRTYQPLYYSTNSSFRIISAGGNLKFGIPFSEVDTVYFGAGFEQNRLDIDSNTPQSYQDYVNQFGRVSNTVPLTVAWSRDARDSALIPSRGYFTQANIEYGVPVGKIQYYKADLQAQYYYSFSRGFILGLNLQGGYGNGIGNPYPIFKNYYAGGIGSVRGYEPSSLGPRDSKTNDPIGGSKMVVGNIELTFPLPGTGYDRTLRVFTFLDGGNVWGNAPGGTSTGANGLRYGYGIGLAWISPIGPLKLSLGFPLQKHEGDQYQKFQFQIGTAF, encoded by the coding sequence ATGTTGTTCAAACCTCATCGCTTTGTACCTAAGACAGTTGCAGCGGCCGCGCTCGCCGCGCACGGCTTCGCGGCCCACGCAGCGGCACCGTTCGTGGTGCAAGACATCAAGATCGAGGGGCTGCAGCGCGTCGAACCGGGTTCCGTATTCGCATATCTGCCGATCAAGCAAGGCGACACGTTCACCGACGACAAGGCATCCGAAGCAATCCGCGCGCTCTACGCGACGGGCTTTTTCAACGACGTTCGCATCGCCACGCAGGGCAACGTCGTGATCGTGCAGGTGCAGGAGCGTCCGGCCATCGCGTCGATCGACTTCACCGGCACGAAGGAATTCGACAAGGACAACCTCACCAAGGCGCTGCGCGCAGTCGGTCTCGCCGACGGCCGCTACTACGACAAGGCGCTCGTCGACAAGGCCGAGCAGGAGCTCAAGCGCCAGTATCTGACGCGCGGCTTCTACGCGGCCGAAGTGAAGACGACGGTCACGCCGGTCGACGCGAACCGCGTGTCGATCCTGTTCGCGGTCGCCGAAGGGCCGAGCGCGAAGATCCGCCAGATCAACTTCATCGGCAACAAGGCGTTCAGCACGAGCACGCTGCGCGACGAGATGCAGCTGTCGACGCCGAACTGGTTCTCGTGGTACACGAAGAACGACCTGTACTCGAAGGAAAAGCTCACCGGCGACCTCGAAGCCGTGCGCTCGTACTACCTGAACCGCGGCTATCTCGAGTTCAACATCGAGTCGACGCAGGTGTCGATCTCGCCGGACAAGAAGGACATGTACCTGACGGTCACGCTGCACGAAGGCGAGCCGTACACGGTGTCGGGCATCAAGCTGTCGGGCAACCTGCTCGATCGCGAAGCCGAACTGAACAAGCTGATCAAGATCAAGCCGGGCGATCGTTTCTCGGCCGAGAAGCTGCAGCAGACGACGAAGGCGATCGTCGACAAGCTCGGCGAATACGGCTATGCGTTCGCGACCGTCAACGCACAGCCGGACATCGATCAGGCGAACCACAAGGTGAACCTGAACCTCGTCGTCGATCCGAGCCGCCGCGTGTACGTGCGCCGCATCAACGTGGTCGGCAACACGCGCACGCGCGACGAAGTCGTGCGTCGCGAAATGCGTCAGCTCGAAAGCTCGTGGTTCGATTCGAATCGCCTCGCGCTGTCGAAGGATCGCGTGAACCGTCTCGGCTACTTCACGAACGTCGACGTGACGACCGTGCCGGTCGAAGGCACGAACGACCAGGTCGACGTGAACGTGAAGGTCGACGAAAAGCCGACCGGCGCGATCACGCTGGGTGCCGGCTTCTCGTCGACGGACAAGGTCGTGCTGTCGGCCGGCGTGTCGCAGGACAACGTGTTCGGCTCGGGCACGAGCCTCGCGGTCAACGTGAACACCGCGAAGAGCTACCGTACGCTGACGGTCACGCAGGTCGATCCGTACTTCACGGTCGACGGGATCAAGCGGATCACCGACGTCTACTACCGCACGTACCAGCCGCTCTACTATTCGACGAACTCGAGCTTCCGGATCATCAGCGCCGGCGGCAACCTGAAGTTCGGCATTCCGTTCTCGGAAGTCGATACCGTGTACTTCGGCGCGGGCTTCGAGCAGAACCGCCTCGACATCGATTCGAACACGCCGCAGAGCTACCAGGATTACGTGAACCAGTTCGGCCGCGTGTCGAACACGGTGCCGCTGACGGTCGCGTGGTCGCGCGACGCGCGTGACAGCGCGCTGATCCCGAGCCGCGGCTACTTCACGCAGGCGAACATCGAATACGGCGTGCCGGTCGGCAAGATCCAGTACTACAAGGCGGACTTGCAGGCGCAGTACTACTATTCGTTCTCGCGCGGCTTCATCCTCGGGCTGAACCTGCAGGGCGGCTACGGTAACGGTATCGGCAACCCGTACCCGATCTTCAAGAACTACTACGCGGGCGGTATCGGCTCCGTGCGCGGCTACGAGCCGAGCTCGCTGGGCCCGCGCGACTCGAAGACGAACGACCCGATCGGCGGCTCGAAGATGGTCGTCGGCAACATCGAGCTGACGTTCCCGCTGCCGGGCACCGGCTACGACCGCACGCTGCGCGTGTTCACGTTCCTCGACGGCGGTAACGTGTGGGGCAACGCGCCGGGCGGCACGAGTACCGGCGCGAACGGCCTGCGCTACGGCTACGGTATCGGTCTCGCGTGGATCTCGCCGATCGGCCCGCTGAAGCTGAGCCTCGGCTTCCCGCTGCAGAAACACGAAGGCGACCAGTACCAGAAATTCCAGTTCCAGATCGGGACGGCGTTCTGA
- the frr gene encoding ribosome recycling factor → MSVADIKKGVEQKMQRSIEAFKNDLAKIRTGRAHTGLLDHVQVDYYGSMVPISQVANLTLVDARTIGVQPWEKNMVAKVEKAIREADLGLNPATAGDLIRVPMPPLTEERRRELTKVVKGEGETAKVAIRNLRRDANEALKKLVKDKEISEDDERRAGDDVQKLTDKHVAEIDKLVQTKEAEIMTV, encoded by the coding sequence ATGAGTGTCGCTGATATCAAGAAGGGCGTCGAGCAGAAGATGCAGCGCTCGATCGAAGCGTTCAAGAACGATCTGGCGAAGATCCGCACGGGCCGCGCGCACACCGGTCTGCTCGATCACGTGCAGGTCGACTACTACGGATCGATGGTGCCGATTTCGCAGGTCGCGAACCTGACGCTCGTCGATGCGCGTACGATCGGCGTGCAGCCGTGGGAAAAGAACATGGTCGCGAAGGTCGAGAAGGCGATCCGCGAAGCCGATCTGGGCCTGAACCCGGCGACGGCCGGCGACCTGATCCGCGTGCCGATGCCGCCGCTGACCGAAGAGCGCCGCCGCGAGCTGACCAAGGTCGTAAAGGGCGAAGGCGAGACCGCGAAGGTCGCGATCCGCAACCTGCGCCGCGACGCGAACGAAGCGCTGAAGAAGCTCGTGAAGGACAAGGAAATCTCGGAAGACGACGAGCGCCGTGCCGGCGACGACGTGCAGAAGCTCACCGACAAGCACGTCGCCGAAATCGACAAGCTCGTGCAGACCAAGGAAGCCGAGATCATGACGGTCTGA
- a CDS encoding OmpH family outer membrane protein, with translation MCALTVALALGAATAHAQDVARIAAVNSDRILRESAPAKAAQTKLEAEFAKRDKDLQDMAARLKSLSDSLDRNGASLSAADRAQKQRDLAQLDTDFQRKQREFREDLNQRRNEELAAVLDKANKVIKQIAEQQNYDLIVQEAVYVSPRIDITDKVLKALASGSTN, from the coding sequence ATGTGCGCGTTGACCGTTGCGCTGGCGCTGGGCGCCGCGACGGCGCACGCACAGGACGTCGCCCGCATTGCGGCGGTCAATTCGGATCGGATCCTGCGCGAGTCGGCGCCCGCCAAGGCGGCGCAGACGAAGCTCGAAGCCGAGTTCGCGAAGCGCGACAAGGATCTGCAGGACATGGCGGCACGTCTGAAGTCGCTGTCCGACTCGCTCGACAGGAACGGCGCGTCGCTGTCGGCGGCCGATCGCGCGCAGAAGCAGCGCGATCTCGCCCAGCTCGACACCGACTTCCAGCGCAAGCAGCGCGAGTTCCGCGAAGACCTGAACCAGCGTCGCAACGAGGAGCTGGCCGCGGTGCTGGACAAGGCGAACAAGGTGATCAAGCAGATCGCCGAGCAGCAGAATTACGATCTGATCGTGCAGGAAGCCGTGTACGTCAGCCCGCGCATCGACATCACCGACAAGGTGCTCAAGGCACTCGCGTCCGGCTCGACGAACTGA